One stretch of Sebastes umbrosus isolate fSebUmb1 chromosome 5, fSebUmb1.pri, whole genome shotgun sequence DNA includes these proteins:
- the mylk4b gene encoding myosin light chain kinase family member 4 isoform X3, with protein MEKFLRDKDIWILGSVCLVATFLWGRLWKLFSTKKRGRTTPSADIQAKDDKDKAKLSLKGLKAQKKRRPTDTSDTSSLNEPVLQEQVEKLNRQNAELSNGQAEDDSQIGEDRGSGGKRQESTELILEGSHTSTAQSEKEKEEEAEGSVFEESEEEEEKAEEQDVKVEDDGTEKSKGEAEESEKAPSAITDICTTSLLPQESCEEVGDVATCSKRRVTEEDLVKDDLKKSRVEESEAADGEVVKGSEPRASKSDEVKAEVEEEGKEEESAVKEFVIDMSPPPLAPFEHRIVTPKPHPIATYYTINRDEVLGGGRFGQVHKCVENSSGMMLAAKIIKAKSQKEKDVVRNEVQVMNQLNHANLIQLYAAFESRHDIILVMEYVEGGELFDRIIDENYNLTELDTVLFIRQICEGLQYMHKMYILHLDLKPENILCVSRATNKIKIIDFGLARRYKPREKLRVNFGTPEFLAPEVINYEFVSFPTDMWSLGVITYMLLSGLSPFLGDDDNETLNNILACQWNFEEEEFTDISDEAKDFITLLLVKSKSWRMSATESLRHPWLSDRSLHHRLSQKKNKCHSTHAPSPESQTETL; from the exons GCAAAGGATGACAAGGATAAAGCCAAACTGAGCCTTAAGGGCTTGAAAGcccagaagaagaggagaccTACGGACACGTCAG ACACTTCCTCGCTGAACGAGCCTGTGCTGCAGGAACAGGTGGAAAAGCTCAACAGGCAGAACGCTGAGCTTTCCAATGGACAGGCAGAGGATGACAGTCAGATTGGGGAGGACCGGGGAAGTGGAGGAAAAAGACAGGAGTCGACGGAGCTGATCCTGGAAGGTTCACACACCTCTACTGCCCAGtcagaaaaggagaaagaagaggaagcgGAGGGGAGTGTCTTTGAGGagtcagaggaagaggaggaaaaggcagaagaacaGGATGTAAAAGTGGAGGATGATGGGACGGAAAAGAGTAAAGGAGAGGCAGAAGAGTCGGAAAAGGCCCCGAGTGCCATCACAGATATCTGCACAACCTCTCTCCTACCACAGGAAAG CTGTGAGGAGGTCGGCGATGTGGCCACTTGCAGCAAACGTCGTGTCACAGAAGAAGACCTGGTGAAGGACGACCTCAAGAAGAGCCGAGTGGAAGAGAGTGAAGCTGCTGACGGAGAGGTGGTGAAAGGCAGCGAGCCTCGGGCCTCCAAGTCTGACGAAGTAAAGGcagaggtggaagaggaggggaaggaggaaGAGTCAGCGGTGAAGGAATTTGTTATTG ACATGAGCCCTCCACCGTTGGCACCTTTTGAACACCGCATCGTGACTCCCAAACCCCATCCGATAGCCACCTATTACACCATCAACAGGGACGAGGTCCTGGGAGG GGGACGTTTTGGACAAGTCCACAAGTGCGTGGAGAACTCGTCTGGTATGATGTTGGCTGCCAAGATCATCAAGGCCAAGAGCCAGAAAGAGAAG gATGTGGTGAGGAATGAGGTCCAGGTGATGAACCAGCTCAACCACGCCAACCTCATCCAGCTGTACGCCGCCTTTGAGTCGCGCCATGACATCATCCTGGTCATGGAATA TGTGGAGGGAGGGGAGCTGTTTGACCGCATCATCGATGAGAACTACAACCTGACAGAGCTGGACACGGTGCTGTTTATACGCCAGATCTGTGAAGGGCTGCAGTACATGCATAAGATGTACATCCTACATCTGGACCTCAAG CCAGAGAACATTCTTTGTGTCAGCAGAGCTACTAACAAGATTAAAATCATTGACTTTGGCCTGGCCAGGAG GTATAAACCCCGGGAGAAGCTGAGGGTCAACTTTGGAACGCCTGAATTCTTAGCTCCTGAAGTCATCAACTATGAGTTTGTTTCATTCCCCACTGACATGTGGAGCCTCGGTGTCATCACTTACATGCT GCTCAGTGGCTTGTCTCCGTTTCTGGGGGACGACGACAACGAGACACTGAACAACATCCTGGCCTGCCAGTGGAActttgaggaggaggagttcacGGACATCTCCGACGAGGCCAAAGACTTCATCACCCTTCTGCTGGTGAAGAGCAAGAGCTGGAGGATGAGTGCAACAGAGTCCCTCAGACACCCCTGGCTGTCAGACCGGAGTCTGCATCACCGACTAAGCCAGAAG AAAAACAAGTGCCACTCCACACATGCTCCTTCTCCGGAGAGCCAGACAG AAACACTGTGA